The proteins below are encoded in one region of Nitrospira sp.:
- a CDS encoding spermidine/putrescine ABC transporter substrate-binding protein: MNVNTPALTTAGLVVVLLSLGGVGCSLREEDSSGSRPALHYYTWSDYVSEDVLREFERREGVDVVVDTFSSNEELLAKLQSGATGYDVAVPSDFMVSIMMRLGLLAELKPERISNAARLEPHLAALPFDPSHRYSVPYLWGTVGIGYDAAVIPNPPDSWEILWDPRYRGRISMLNDQREVIGAALRSMGESLNSVDPSAIERAKSKLIRQKPLVKTYTSDTYDQLLASGEVVLAHGWGGAVARAAVERPTVRFTMPKEGGTIWADCLVVLKGTQQQELAERFINYLLDADVSLHTTERLYFAPANREARRRLRPGLQDNPGVVPPFSLLGGLEWMRDVGDAIRLYDRAWTELKIS, from the coding sequence ATGAATGTGAACACACCCGCATTGACCACGGCGGGGCTAGTCGTCGTGCTGCTCAGCCTTGGCGGCGTGGGTTGCTCGTTGCGGGAGGAGGATTCCTCCGGCAGCCGACCGGCGCTCCATTACTACACCTGGTCGGACTACGTCAGCGAGGACGTTCTGCGGGAATTTGAACGCCGTGAGGGCGTTGACGTCGTGGTCGATACGTTCAGCAGCAACGAAGAGCTGCTCGCAAAGCTGCAAAGCGGCGCCACGGGTTACGACGTGGCAGTGCCGTCCGATTTCATGGTCTCCATTATGATGCGACTTGGGTTGCTGGCTGAGTTGAAGCCGGAACGGATCTCCAATGCCGCCCGCTTGGAGCCGCATCTGGCGGCACTTCCGTTCGATCCGTCGCATCGGTATTCCGTACCGTATCTCTGGGGCACCGTCGGCATTGGCTACGATGCCGCAGTGATTCCGAACCCGCCCGACTCCTGGGAGATTCTCTGGGATCCGCGCTACCGCGGCCGAATCAGTATGCTCAACGATCAGCGCGAAGTGATCGGGGCAGCATTGCGATCGATGGGCGAGTCGCTCAACAGCGTCGACCCCTCGGCGATCGAGCGCGCAAAATCGAAGTTGATCCGGCAGAAACCACTGGTGAAGACGTACACGAGCGATACCTATGACCAGTTGCTGGCCTCGGGCGAAGTCGTCCTGGCGCACGGATGGGGCGGGGCCGTGGCCCGGGCGGCCGTGGAGCGCCCGACGGTGCGGTTTACGATGCCCAAGGAGGGGGGGACCATATGGGCGGATTGCCTTGTTGTCCTGAAAGGGACCCAACAGCAGGAATTGGCCGAACGGTTTATCAACTATCTGTTGGATGCCGACGTTTCGCTGCACACCACGGAACGTCTCTATTTTGCTCCGGCCAATCGTGAGGCACGTCGGCGGCTGAGGCCGGGGTTGCAAGACAACCCCGGTGTCGTCCCCCCGTTCAGTCTCTTAGGTGGCCTCGAATGGATGCGCGACGTCGGGGACGCCATTCGCCTCTATGATCGGGCGTGGACGGAACTCAAGATCAGCTAG